Proteins encoded together in one Telopea speciosissima isolate NSW1024214 ecotype Mountain lineage chromosome 4, Tspe_v1, whole genome shotgun sequence window:
- the LOC122659246 gene encoding glutamate receptor 2.8-like, translating into MTEFVDACSFLNKYVVAQNGSINSNTSLFHVGVVLDLKSKMGEIAESCISMALSDFYEIHANYTTRIMLHAMDSEQNVVVSASSALYLMKDVKVQAIIGPQESTQASFVIELGENAQVPIVSFSATSPSLSPLKSPYFIRTAIDDSTQVKAVVSIIQAFEWKEVVLIYEDTNYGNEVIPYFIDAFQKIDVLVPYKSTIPLDATDDQILKELHNLTTMPTRVFIVHMSSSIGSRLFMNANNAGMISQGYAWIVTDGLSRLMASMNSSVIDSMEGVLGVRPYIPKSKKLEEFKVRWKRNFYSNNSYGEISEPSLYGIWAYDTVWALAMAVEGVKTMDPQFLSSNTTNNLSDLSCLGYSTIGPQLLQTILSTRFKGLSGDFHLVNGELESSAFQIFNVIGEGERVVGHWTPMGGISRQLNTTNNLTDSGFLSSLKAIVWPGDSTTKPKGWVMPTNSQERLKVLVPVKTGFSQFVSMERDNITNEMIDITGFCIEVFSNITSRLPFGLPYEFLPYPINGTVLESYDDLIYQIYLNNFDAAVGDVSILFNRSNYVDFTLPYTDSGVTMVVAMQDNLEKELWLFLKPLSLELWLVTLGGFVCIGVVVWILEHKINPEFGDSRRQQIQSSIWFSFLTLVFAQREKIESNLTRLVLFTWVFFVLILTQSYTASLSSTLTVRQLQPTITDVNVLKSNGYYVGYQDGSFVGEFLTNYLQFDPSKLKSYGSPEEYHYALSNGSGNGGVAAIFDEIPYIQVFLNMYCNQYTMVGHIYSSEGFGFVFPKGSPLVSYMSRAILNLTDDGTLDTIKQGWLENQTNCNNADATSISTNQLTLQSFGGLLSIIAVVSFVALLIHFFPLGYGKYQATFKIFSNIINGLKVMPQATEGGSMEHQHKDAEHMEEATVEEKE; encoded by the exons ATGACTGAATTTGTTGATGCTTGCAG CTTCTTAAACAAGTATGTGGTTGCTCAAAATGGAAGTATCAATTCAAATACATCCTTGTTtcatgttggagttgttctTGACTTAAAATCAAAAATGGGAGAGATCGCTGAGAGCTGCATCTCTATGGCTTTATCTGATTTTTATGAAATTCATGCAAATTATACAACAAGAATTATGCTCCACGCCATGGATTCTGAACAAAATGTTGTGGTTTCAGCATCCTCAG CTTTATACTTGATGAAAGATGTAAAGGTGCAAGCCATCATTGGGCCACAAGAGTCAACTCAAGCTTCATTTGTGATCGAACTCGGAGAAAATGCCCAAGTGCCAATTGTTTCTTTTTCAGCAACaagtccttctctttctccccttaAAAGTCCTTATTTTATAAGAACAGCTATTGATGACTCAACTCAAGTTAAAGCTGTTGTTTCCATTATTCAAGCCTTTGAATGGAAGGAAGTAGTTTTGATATATGAAGATACCAACTATGGAAATGAAGTTATACCCTATTTCATTGATGCCTTCCAAAAGATTGATGTTCTTGTGCCATATAAGAGTACCATTCCTCTGGATGCAACTGATGATCAAATATTAAAAGAACTTCATAACTTGACAACCATGCCAACTAGGGTTTTCATTGTCCACATGTCTTCTTCTATTGGATCTCGGCTTTTTATGAATGCAAACAATGCAGGAATGATAAGCCAAGGTTATGCTTGGATTGTCACTGATGGGTTATCAAGATTAATGGCTTCCATGAATTCCAGTGTTATTGATTCAATGGAAGGTGTATTGGGTGTAAGACCATACATACCAAAGTCCAAAAAGCTTGAAGAATTTAAAGTCAGATGGAAAAGAAATTTCTACTCAAACAATTCATATGGTGAAATATCTGAGCCAAGTCTATATGGTATATGGGCATATGATACAGTTTGGGCACTAGCCATGGCAGTTGAGGGAGTTAAAACCATGGATCCTCAGTTTCTGAGTAGTAACACTACCAATAATTTAAGCGATCTTTCATGCCTTGGATACTCAACAATTGGCCCACAACTTCTCCAGACTATCTTGAGCACTAGATTTAAAGGCCTAAGTGGTGATTTCCATTTGGTTAATGGAGAGTTGGAATCTTCAGCTTTCCAAATATTTAATGTGAttggggaaggggagagagTGGTTGGACATTGGACCCCAATGGGAGGGATTTCAAGACAGTTAAACACAACAAATAACTTAACAGATTCAGGTTTTCTGAGTAGCCTCAAAGCTATTGTATGGCCAGGAGACTCAACAACCAAGCCAAAGGGTTGGGTTATGCCAACAAATAGTCAAGAGAGGTTAAAAGTTTTGGTGCCAGTTAAGACTGGCTTTAGTCAATTTGTGAGCATGGAAAGAGACAATATCACCAATGAGATGATTGATATCACAGGGTTCTGCATAGAAGTATTCAGCAATATAACAAGTAGACTACCCTTTGGTCTCCCCTATGAGTTTCTACCTTACCCTATCAATGGAACTGTTCTTGAGAGCTATGATGACCTAATTTATCAAATTTATCTTAAT AACTTCGACGCAGCAGTAGGGGATGTATCGATTTTGTTTAATCGATCTAATTATGTAGATTTCACATTGCCTTATACAGACTCTGGAGTGACCATGGTTGTGGCAATGCAAGATAATTTGGAGAAAGAGTTGTGGTTGTTCTTAAAGCCTTTAAGCCTAGAACTTTGGTTGGTGACTTTAGGAGGTTTTGTCTGCATAGGGGTCGTGGTTTGGATTCTTGAACATAAAATAAATCCCGAGTTTGGTGACTCACGTAGACAACAAATTCAATCAAGCATTTGGTTCTCCTTCTTAACACTTGTATTTGCCCAAC GAGAGAAGATTGAGAGCAACTTAACAAGGTTGGTGTTGTTCACATGGGTGTTTTTTGTGTTAATCTTAACACAGAGTTACACTGCTAGCCTCTCATCAACTTTGACAGTACGGCAGTTGCAGCCAACAATTACAGATGTTAATGTCCTAAAGAGTAATGGATATTATGTGGGATACCAAGATGGGTCGTTCGTGGGAGAGTTCCTGACAAACTATTTGCAGTTTGATCCGTCTAAACTCAAGAGTTATGGTTCTCCAGAGGAATATCATTATGCTTTATCTAATGGGTCTGGTAATGGGGGAGTTGCTGCAATTTTTGATGAAATTCCTTATATTCAAGTCTTCCTCAATATGTATTGTAATCAATACACCATGGTCGGACACATCTACTCTTCTGAAGGATTTGGCTTT GTATTCCCTAAAGGCTCTCCTTTAGTCTCTTATATGTCAAGGGCAATCTTAAATCTTACTGATGATGGAACATTAGACACAATTAAGCAAGGGTGGCTAGAAAATCAAACAAATTGCAATAATGCAGACGCTACATCCATTTCAACCAACCAGCTCACCTTGCAAAGCTTCGGAGGTCTCCTGTCCATAATTGCAGTTGTTTCATTCGTTGCACTGCTAATACACTTTTTCCCGTTGGGGTATGGCAAGTATCAGGCTACATTTAAGATTTTCAGTAATATCATAAATGGTCTCAAGGTCATGCCCCAGGCAACTGAAGGTGGATCCATGGAACATCAACATAAGGATGCTGAGCATATGGAAGAAGCCACtgttgaagaaaaagaatga